In Porites lutea chromosome 1, jaPorLute2.1, whole genome shotgun sequence, a single genomic region encodes these proteins:
- the LOC140952870 gene encoding uncharacterized protein yields MAAAIAGLPQAQNQGKQQGGVASERSLRSVFVGNIPYEASEEQLKDIFSEVGPVVSFRLVFDRETGKPKGYGFCEYKDQETALSAMRNLNGYELNGRALRVDSAASEKNREEMKGMEGSSRPEVNPYGPSVAPEEAPEAITQAVASLPPEQMFELMKQMKICIQNNPEEARQMLLQNPQLAYALLQAQVVMKIVDPVIAQGILHRPTEPAAPIQPVGVQQPKPLMHSGPFGGGPGPNNEGPSGPFDMGQHGSGPPMRGPHEMREPDMMGPGDGRGPPDMRGPQGMRAPPDMRGPPDMRGPSDMRGPPDMRGPPDMRGPSDMRGPPDMRGPPDMRGPSDMRGPPDMRGQPDMRGPPDMRGPDGRDIRGMPPDMRGPPDRGPDMRDAHMRGPGDMRGHGDMRGGPADMRGHGDMRGGPGDMRGPPDRAPMDMRGPPDRGPGEIRSLMDQRDFRGPPDMRGPDGRGPPGPDFRGPPQDHFGDPRDRRMPFDPRDPRGREPPRDDRRGPPMDHRDQPRDPRGPPPEQRFGPPSGPRDPRGDRGPSGPPNDGRFSGPVHSPQQQWGPNQGGPPPRLPQSFNPPPGGPGGQGGDVTAQDQEKAALIMQVLSLTDQQIALLPEDQRQSIMVLKEQIAHSTQH; encoded by the exons acTGGTTTTTGATCGTGAAACTGGAAAGCCAAAAGGTTATGGCTTTTGTGAATACAAAGACCAGGAGACAGCCTTGAGTGCTATGAGAAACTTAAATGGATATGAACTGAACGGAAGAGCCTTGCGAGTGGATAGCGCTGCCTCAGAAAAGAACAGGGAAGAAATGAAAG GTATGGAGGGAAGTTCCCGTCCAGAGGTGAACCCCTATGGTCCCTCTGTTGCCCCTGAGGAAGCTCCAGAAGCTATTACACAAGCAGTGGCCAGTTTACCACCTGAGCAAATGTTTGAGCTTATGAAACAAATGAAG ATCTGTATACAGAACAATCCTGAAGAAGCCCGTCAGATGTTACTTCAGAATCCTCAGCTTGCATATGCCTTACTTCAGGCTCAAGTTGTTATGAAAATTGTTGATCCTGTGATTGCTCAG GGCATATTGCATCGCCCTACAGAGCCAGCTGCACCAATACAACCAGTAGGTGTTCAACAGCCAAAGCCTTTAATGCACTCAGGTCCATTTGGTGGAGGACCAGGTCCAAATAACGAGGGCCCTTCCGGACCCTTCGACATGGGACAGCATGGATCTGGACCACCCATGAGAGGTCCTCATGAGATGAGAGAACCTGACATGATGGGGCCTGGAGATGGAAGGGGCCCACCAGATATGAGGGGACCCCAAGGCATGCGAGCTCCTCCAGACATGAGAGGGCCACCTGATATGAGAGGTCCATCAGACATGAGAGGTCCACCAGACATGAGGGGTCCACCAGACATGAGAGGTCCATCAGACATGAGAGGGCCACCAGACATGAGGGGCCCACCAGACATGAGAGGTCCATCAGATATGAGGGGCCCACCAGACATGAGAGGTCAACCTGACATGAGAGGTCCACCAGATATGAGGGGGCCAG ATGGACGAGATATAAGAGGAATGCCACCTGACATGAGAGGCCCTCCAGACAGAGGTCCTGATATGCGGGATGCACACATGAGAGGCCCAGGAGATATGAGGGGCCATGGGGACATGAGAGGAGGTCCTGCAGACATGAGGGGCCATGGAGACATGAGAGGAGGTCCTGGGGACATGAGGGGTCCACCAGACAGGGCCCCTATGGATATGAGGGGACCCCCTGATAGAGGACCAGGTGAAATACGGAGCCTTATGGATCAAAGGGACTTCAGGGGCCCTCCAGATATGAGAGGACCAGATGGCAGAG GCCCACCAGGACCAGACTTTAGAGGCCCTCCTCAAGATCATTTTGGGGACCCAAGAGATCGCCGCATGCCGTTTGACCCTCGAGATCCAAGAGGCAGGGAACCACCAAGAG aTGACAGACGAGGCCCCCCAATGGATCACAGAGATCAACCCAGGGATCCAAGAGGTCCCCCCCCTGAGCAGAGATTTGGTCCACCCAGTGGCCCAAGGGATCCACGTGGTGACCGTGGCCCATCAGGGCCTCCAAATGACGGGCGCTTCTCAGGACCAGTTCATTCACCACAACAGCAGTGGGGACCTAACCAAGGAGGACCACCTCCAAGACTTCCTCAAA gttttaatCCTCCCCCGGGGGGTCCTGGTGGACAGGGTGGTGATGTCACTGCACAGGATCAAGAAAAG GCTGCTCTTATCATGCAAGTTTTGAGTCTAACTGATCAACAAATTGCATTGTTGCCTGAAGATCAAAGACAGAGTATTATGGTGCTGAAAGAACAGATAGCCCACAGCACACAGCATTAA
- the LOC140952879 gene encoding osteopetrosis-associated transmembrane protein 1-like produces the protein MLAHGSLYWCIFFLVLQSRIASSYPVKCSKLLNIFANAVSNYTYCAVSNSRPFRFCCHCEDLYREALNGHNNIVLDKNCSKELIFAEKHQLVEYAYDFTVDIWKKSNCPDCFNSKKDGTPTTVKSEIKEFFKKLDEVEHCFYNNSQIHIVPVPSNHSGANSSTLHSSLCDKCRGYYDDLEKSYKTIKVSDAQDYKVCGDVSASMNYTRQRWSKNFNCVKIHTDLVSVVALTVFFCFLPVIFYTSVKLQYDYSHERKPGASFRASQS, from the exons ATGTTAGCCCATGGTTCATTGTATTGGTGTATCTTCTTCCTCGTTTTACAGTCAAGGATAGCTTCGTCATATCCAGTGAAATGTTCCAAGCTGCTCAATATCTTTGCAAACGCAGTTTCCAACTACACTTACTGTGCTGTGAGCAACTCTCGGCCGTTTCGTTTTTGTTGTCACTGCGAGGATTTATACCGTGAAGCTCTAAACGGGCACAACAATATTGTACTAGACAAAAACTGCAGCAAGGAGTTGATCTTTGCCGAAAAACACCAGCTGGTAGAATATGCTTATGATTTTACGGTGGATATTTGGAAGAAGTCTAATTGTCCAG ATTGCTTTAATAGTAAGAAAGATGggacaccaactacagtaaaaTCAGAAATCAAGGAGTTCTTTAAAAAGTTAGATGAAGTTGAGCACTGCTTTTATAACAATTCTCAG ATTCACATCGTTCCTGTACCATCCAACCACAGTGGCGCCAACTCTTCTACATTACATAGTAGCTTGTGCGATAAATGCAGAGGATACTATGATGATCTGGAGAAATCTTACAAGACGATAAAAGTGTCTGATGCTCAAGATTACAAAGTTTGTGGAGATGTATCTGCTTCG ATGAATTATACGCGGCAGCGCTGGAGCAAAAACTTCAACTGTGTCAAGATACACACAGATTTGGTGTCTGTTGTTGCTCTTACAGtatttttctgctttcttcCTGTGATTTTCTACACTTCTGTCAAACTGCAGTATGATTACTCCCATGAAAGAAAGCCAG GTGCCTCTTTCAGAGCTAGCCAGTCATAG